The DNA segment gtggatCCTCCTGCTATTACCTCCAGAGTGTTGgcattacagacatgagccaccacacccagctgccaCTTTTTAACTTATAAAAGTTCAATTCTTTAGTGTGTGCAAGCTTTCAGAAATCTAAGGACAACTAGCAGGCATCAGttgtctccttctaccttgtggtaGCAAGGATCTAATTCAAGTCTTCAGTGGCTCACCAGCAAAacagagctgggcttggtggttctaccctgtaatcatagcactcaggaagctgaggcagggagattgaTAGTGACTGGAGGTCAACCTAtggctgtatagtgagttcctgtctccaaaaaaaaaaaaaaaaaaagttaccaacTTAATCCTAAATATTAATGATCTGGTTTTATTTAGGAGATTTGGCTTTGTGTTGTCCACTTAGCTGTTGTTTCAATGATGACTCTGTTTTTCTAGTgagtcatttctttttgtaaaaatttattattatttacatgtatgtgtgtctgcttcTGTCTGTGTGCACCATGGAGAGTGGAAGAGGCTATGCAGTCTCCCCTGGAATGGAGTAAAAAGCAGTTCTGAGTCTCCCCCGGCCCCCAAACAAAGTAAAAATTGTTGGTGCTGAGAAGCCAATTGAGTACCCaggaatagcaagtgctcttaaccactgagccatctcttcagcccctagttTGTTGTTTAAGAAAAATTGTACATATATCTTTTTATTGAGTCACTCATATTTATAAACTACATTGTCCtttatttgaaggaaaaaagAGTTGTTCGACTTCGTTACCAGTGGTATTTGATGGAAAGAGATAGACGTGTCTCTGGAGTCAATCGCTACTATGAGTCCAGGGTAAGATGACTGAAAGATGGGGGTGGGTTCTGGTAATGCCTTGCCTAAGTTCATTCAGTACTTACTTAATTTGCATGTTTTTTTACTAGTGAAGTATGCAGTCTTTTATACATATAATGATCTTTGTtggtgtgttttatgtgtgtgtagtgtgcatttgtacatgtgtgggtaCACTTCTCATGAATGTGCATGTACAGGACACTTtcccatttatttacttacttgttagctgtttttatttatttttttaggcagggtctcaatATTTAGCCTTGCCTTGCCTGGAACCtgttatgtagaccaagctggccttgaactcacagatcggCCTACCTCTGTTTGGTGCTGTTTTGTGAGACAGTTTAGTGTTTTGTCCTCTAATTCATGGAGGGGCCTATGTATGAGGATCCAGGAAGTGAATAGTTGCTTCACTGTAATTCCAGTTAGGGTGAAgaaaaggcgtgtgtgtgtgtgtgtgtgtgtgtgtgtgtgtgtgtgtgtgtgtgtgtatgtgtatgtgtgtgtgtgtgtgtgtttgctgctgTCAGAAAATGAAGTGAAGCAGGTATAGTTCGCACCCTAGCATCCTAGTATTTGGGACAtggaggcagtaggatcaggagttTACCTTTGGGTACATAGGGAGTTTAAGATGAACTTGgattacatgagaccttgtccaagacaaaagaaaaagccagacTTTGAGGTCACCCAGGACTATggagtgagacattgtctcaaaggTCTCTATTTAGTGATTATGAAAACAATTCAGTTTATATTGTTGCAGTTAGAGAAATGTGGGATGTGAAATCACTTGCTTTAATAACAGAATGCCATTCTGTGACACTGGAAATAAGCAGTGTGGTACAATTTTTTATGGGAACAGAATTCTCACATTCTCCTTTTCAAATTGTTTTACAGGGCTTGGAGAATATTGACTAAGGAAGCATTTTCCTGGctgatgaaaaaaaattactcagcTATGGTCACCTATTCCTACTAGAAGGCAAATGCAGCATATTATATACTATGCGCATGTTATGTAATgcctaataaaaattaaagaaaaaaaactaaagtaatttttcctttttatgaagtAAAGTTGGGGTTTAATAAAGGTATTTTGATATATGGTTGAGAGAAATAGAAGCACTCTGAAGAAACTAAGATACATCTAAACACATAGTTTAGAGTGGGGTGTAGGCTTCATGCAGGGCATGTGCAACAGTCCTTGAGATCCAATGGGACACAGACTTAGCTTGGCCTGCCCTGCCAGAAACAATGGCAGCTTCCCTTAGAATAGGGAGGAAGAATCCCATGGAATTTCAAGGCACCATGCCTTGTGTACAGACAGATTTCACCTTCTCGCAGGTAAATGCCAGAGCATAGAGCAGTGGGGGTCCTACTCTATGCATGGtcaaaatttaaggttatttttcttagaacatattgtgcatatgtttgtactcttgtttaaggtattgtacctatgcagctaatttaaaaatgtaatgtaaatttctagtccttgaaagttattattactaactatttaggataataaagaaatgcaggttagtaattAGTTCCccataacaatcaaacttgtagtcatgttttcaaggtcaaatagaaatatatttaaatagataggtggtcttcaaacatttcaaatacctgcagaatataacatttaagatgttttaataacataaggcttttcataacaatgagacatgtctgctcctggcagcatcaatctacttcagagaagatggtgagcattgaagaacctccataaggagtttcctttttttgtggcaaaagttagccactgggcaaaaaactgctgacagtatgctgtccaaacaggacacaaaagaaagcaactgctgaaTTTTGCCAAGAAAAGGcatgacagtccttcaaaattcctacttcacagataagtctatcagatatgctagacctgtaggccgaagatggatgccccaacgttgcagaggaaccttgggtgactgtccaggcagccagctgtttgtgtcatttctcacattttttggaagtcgcttgtttgtacttcctgtttaactagttaatattatttccttctcgggtctctgatggagttgaagactaaatatttatagttttccttgttaccaaattcacaaaagaaactcacaaaagaagtgtaaagtgtataaggttgagagacataaaagtgtaaattgtttatctaagaaaatgttttgaggtctaaaaaaatagttttgggttggtaatacaagttaggatacaAAGTGAATTAGGCagaaaactttggactcaccaagatagaatagataacaaagtattttctctgactttgccaaatgcaaatggactggacattgtgagtgtaatttttttttattttaaagggcaTGGAAATATATGTGTTTCAGAATATTCAGGTTATGATATATTAAGAAATAGTTGATAAAATCATACTAAAATTTCATCTAGAAAAACTACCTCGtcggggagaaaggggaggagggtctTAAAAACACTTATTGCCAAAGTTAACTTTCTATGAGAGAAGTCTAAAAATCATTTAGAGCTAACCAACCACATAGCAGCATAAAATGGGCACTTTCAAAAACTTGGGAAAATActaaaagctaattttttttccaaatagggAGGAGAGCTTTTACTTTTTACCATGGCAGTGTCAGGGGTCCCTGCGACATGCATCACACCTGCTCATGTCACAGTCACCAAAGCCAGCCAAGTAAGAGAACTACCTGTTCGAATCTGCAGCCAAATATAGTGCAATTGTCGGGCAGCCTGTTCTCCACAGCACAGGCCCGAAGAGATCAGTAAGATAAAGCAGTGGAAGTAATAAAATTCCGTAaaactttcaaaaatgaaatgctCCTTAAAGGCATTTACAGTGGTGAAGTCAGACACCTCCATTGAAAAGTCTATGGACCCACCTAGTTAAAAAGTGGCGTGGAAAGGAAACAGGTCGTTTGGTTTTTCTCTCCCACCTATGCATACACCCCACTCAATGAACACAGGAAAAAGGAAATACTCCTCTTGTAAGACTAGATGCGGTGAATACCACAGCTAGCAAAATGTCCCATAGAAACCCTCCTTGGAAAGTAAGTCCTTTAGAAAGTAAAGGCTGATCAGCCTTTGCACGTTGAGGTAAAAATTGTCCAGTGCATCAGAAAACATAATCTATGAgtttccattccttttttttttcttttcttctttttttttaaatggctcaGTTTTGTTGATGCATCAGACAGGGCTGCAAAGTACAGATTCAGTGCAACTATCTATTCCGAGCTGCTGGTAGGGACCACTTGAAATCAACGTGGCACTATCTAGAGGCAGTAGGCATCTGAAACATTGGAGAATGTGTGGGATGCCAAATTGGTTGAGTTCTTTTCCAAGACTCTCAGGCTTATACAGGCCTTTCAAATTGCTAATAGCTCCGGCCAAGCTACCTGTTTCATCTGTCCCTCGGACACCCCTCCACGGTAGTAGATGATGCGAGTGGGCTTGAAGCACGTGGACTTGTAGAACTGAATCAGTAGCTCCCGAGTCATGCTTGTCAGATCCTGCACGATCTCCTGACTGTAGAGGAGCTCCTGAGCAATCTCCTGCCGAGACGTCTGCACCCGAACTGTGGCACAATACCGGCTGGGGTGGCCGTCCATGCTGACCACTACAGCTGCGATAGACGGTTTCTTCCCGTCCCCAGCAGGCGGGTGAGTGACATCTGCTCCCAGGAAAATGACAGGCTGCTGGAACACTGAAGGCCTTTGATGAGGTACAAGTACATTGTTAATTCCTCCAAGCTTTGCGTTTATCTTCAGGCAAAGGTTGGAAAGGGTTTGGGGTGAGGTCTTCACAAGGTTTTTGACCTGGACACACTGTGTGGCCATACCTAAAAGGGTATCTCCAACACGCTTCACCTCCGCATATACTGGTGTCTTTCCCGGCAGGATAACCACTATCAGCTGCAGGCCCACATATGTCATTTTCAGATGTTTAAACATGGGCTCCACACTGTCGGCACCTTGTGCGTACTTGCAGAAGCATGGCTGACTCTGAATGGGCATCCCCGCATCCTTGGAGATTTTACGAAGCTGGTCAGTGAAACTCTTTAGCAAATCTTCCCTACATTGTTTCTGAGGCACAAAACAAGCCACTGCCCAAACTTTAATCTCAATGCCAGCATAAAACTGCTTTCCTCGCATGTCCCAGACACCCTGGTTGGGTGTGGCTACTGTTTTATCCCGGCCTCCGTACTGCAGCATGGGAGCTGGGAGGACCCTGCCTGTGAGCTCCGTCATCTCATTGTGGACAACGATCCCAAACTCCTTCAGGTATGGGTCAGGCCCACCCACCATGCTGTTGCTCTTTACCAGTCTACTGATTTCCTCCTGTCTGTCAGGAGCAGATCTTGCTGTGGCTTTGATCATTGTGGATGTCTGATTGTCTGTGAGCTTCTTTATACATCTCTGTCCTGCCACTATATTACAGACCTCAAGTGGCAAGTAGGTAGGCTTCTGTTCTTGTCCCACCTGAAGGCAGGGCAGATGGGGGTACTTCAGCTGCAGACTATACTTCTGCTTAAAATACTGAGCTACTGTACATTCCAGAGCCTGACCGTTTTCTAGCTGCAAAGGAAAGGtcgtcacccaaggttcctctgcaacgttggggcatccatcttggGCCTACAGGTCTAGCAAGTTTGATGACTGGCTGGTCGTCTTGTCACATTACAAACTCAGTATTTTCGTTTCATCTGTCCACAGTGAGTCACCTCAACTTTGAGACCTACTGCAGATAACAAAGATttctccacatacacacaaaaggtcAATAATTTAATACAGGACCAAAGCTCTAATTTCTTTGGTAAACTTGACATGCTGGGAGTCCGTTAGAGGTTTCGTTTGTTCATTGATGTTCTGAATATCTAAAACCTCACACATGAACTCAATGATAGGCTGGGCCAGGTAGAAAGCAGTTGCAGATACATCAATATTGAGCATCATATTCCACATGGCAGGTCTCACAGACTGGTGAAAGCCGGACCAGACCTCTCTGCCGCCTCCCAGAGGGTGGTAATAACCTTCAGGAGGTGAGAAAAAAGAACGGCCCACAGGAGTGTACCTCATAGAGGAGAGATGCCTTGTAATAACATCAAGTGCTTGTACTGAGTCGTCTGGGACTTCATTCAGGTGCCCAGCTAAAGCCTCCAAAAGCAACTGAAGGCTCACAACTGACACCCACTGCACAGACACTTGGAAAGTTTGGTCTTTACCCTCACCTGGAAGGGTCACCTCCATGTCAACCCTGTCCCGTCCAATTGGCAGTGGATGTGCTGTGTACATGTTTCTTTTGCCATCATAGCCGGGCTGCCGATCCCCAAATATCTGCATCTTGAAGTGTCGCACCATAGTCCCTGTTGGAGGCCGTTTTTCTGGTTTAATATCCACATCATAGTGATACACATCTATTTTAGGGATCTGAACCTGAAAATGATTGGCTAACAGTCGAATTGGCTTCCCAACAGTTCCAAGGCCAGGACGACGAGGTGGCTGGAAAAGGCTGGCTGGAGGTCCGGGTCCCAGCAACTCCATGGCGGCGACAGGGGCTGCCTCGCTCCGggccctgccgccgccgccgccgccgccgccgccccctgCCCAGCGCCCGCGTCTTCGCGGCGCCGCTTCCGCGCCGATATTCCCGAGAGCAAGCGTtacgcggcggcggcggcggcggcggcggcggcggcggcggcgcccggCCCGGGGCCAGGGACCCGGCTTCTCTCacagctcttctggcctccgcgaCAACAAAAACAATCCCCGCCTCCGCCGCCACCAGCTGGAGCGGGAGCGTGagtgtaattcttacctgataatagttcttattgtatatagttttactgtgttagagctaaaaccttctctttttatttagacaaaaaggggaaataacAATATTACGATgcagggagttaggtctctgtatggtTCCAtaatggatggtttgaaaatggaaaaattaagtgAAGGGATAATCACCTTAGCTGGGATTGACATGTCAATTATAATcattatcagtttggtaattcatgttttttccttaaaaaagcTGTTTGATATCCAtgccaaatacaaaaaaatgactAGTAAGATACAATCCTTAGAAAGGCCtactaatgaaactaagaaaaatattcacacacagaggaGTTTATGGAGTAGAATTTACCATaccattgcattatgaaactgaagaggagctGCCCAATTCTCTgtcacttctctgatcattcaggttcttgcCCCGATATcagactcctgagtttttattgataaagaataattaaataaatgtttcacatggtgatgtccaggcccaggctgctgctgttaAAGTCATGTCTggtaccacagccagggtctgtgtcgccatccatgttgccaccaaaggccacaagaaTTCCCAGTATCTGGG comes from the Peromyscus maniculatus bairdii isolate BWxNUB_F1_BW_parent chromosome X, HU_Pman_BW_mat_3.1, whole genome shotgun sequence genome and includes:
- the Ndufa1 gene encoding NADH dehydrogenase [ubiquinone] 1 alpha subcomplex subunit 1; the protein is MWFEILPGLAIMGVCLVIPGVSTAYIHKFTNGGKEKRVVRLRYQWYLMERDRRVSGVNRYYESRGLENID
- the LOC102928185 gene encoding LOW QUALITY PROTEIN: protein argonaute-4-like (The sequence of the model RefSeq protein was modified relative to this genomic sequence to represent the inferred CDS: substituted 2 bases at 2 genomic stop codons) gives rise to the protein MELLGPGPPASLFQPPRRPGLGTVGKPIRLLANHFQVQIPKIDVYHYDVDIKPEKRPPTGTMVRHFKMQIFGDRQPGYDGKRNMYTAHPLPIGRDRVDMEVTLPGEGKDQTFQVSVQWVSVVSLQLLLEALAGHLNEVPDDSVQALDVITRHLSSMRYTPVGRSFFSPPEGYYHPLGGGREVWSGFHQSVRPAMWNMMLNIDVSATAFYLAQPIIEFMCEVLDIQNINEQTKPLTDSQHVKFTKEIRALKSLLSAVGLKVEVTHCGQMKRKYXVCNVTRRPASHQTFPLQLENGQALECTVAQYFKQKYSLQLKYPHLPCLQVGQEQKPTYLPLEVCNIVAGQRCIKKLTDNQTSTMIKATARSAPDRQEEISRLVKSNSMVGGPDPYLKEFGIVVHNEMTELTGRVLPAPMLQYGGRDKTVATPNQGVWDMRGKQFYAGIEIKVWAVACFVPQKQCREDLLKSFTDQLRKISKDAGMPIQSQPCFCKYAQGADSVEPMFKHLKMTYVGLQLIVVILPGKTPVYAEVKRVGDTLLGMATQCVQVKNLVKTSPQTLSNLCLKINAKLGGINNVLVPHQRPSVFQQPVIFLGADVTHPPAGDGKKPSIAAVVVSMDGHPSRYCATVRVQTSRQEIAQELLYSQEIVQDLTSMTRELLIQFYKSTCFKPTRIIYYRGGVSEGQMKQVAWPELLAIXKACISLRVLEKNSTNLASHTFSNVSDAYCL